One part of the Desulfonema ishimotonii genome encodes these proteins:
- the nifD gene encoding nitrogenase molybdenum-iron protein alpha chain produces the protein MAKAAENSEEKFELDGMDPEKIKEELLAKYPTKVARKRAKQIIVNKVGADEEVPVIQSNVRTVPGLISQRGCCYAGCKGVVLGPTRDIVNITHGPIGCGFYSWLTRRNQTDPDTTPDGHNFMPYCFSTDMQDQQIIFGGEKKLKQAIQEAYDNFHPKAIAVFSTCPVGLIGDDVHTVCRQMKEALGINVFGFSCEGYKGVSQSAGHHIANNQIFKHVVGLDNTVGDGEYRINLLGEYNIGGDAFEIDRIFEKCGITVVSTFSGNSSIDKFANSHTADLNLIMCHRSINYVAEMMETKYGVPWIKINFIGAEATAKSLRKIARYFGEQKLTDRVEAVIAEELPAVQAASAEVRPRTEGKRAMLFVGGSRAHHYQELFNELGMETLSAGYEFAHRDDYEGRKVLPTIKVDADSRNIEELEIHPDPERYNPRKSEEDLEELRASGMEFSGYEGMMPTMKNGSLVIDDISQYETETIIETFKPDIFCAGIKEKYIVQKHGIPMKQLHSYDYGGPYAGFKGAINFYKEIDRMVNSKVWGYLKAPWQVNPELAATYAWE, from the coding sequence ATGGCCAAGGCAGCAGAAAATTCGGAAGAGAAATTCGAACTCGACGGGATGGACCCCGAAAAAATAAAAGAGGAGCTACTGGCGAAATACCCCACCAAAGTCGCCCGGAAACGCGCCAAACAGATCATCGTCAACAAGGTGGGGGCAGATGAGGAGGTGCCGGTAATTCAGTCCAACGTGCGGACCGTTCCCGGCCTCATCAGTCAGCGCGGGTGCTGTTACGCAGGCTGCAAGGGGGTGGTCCTGGGGCCCACCCGCGACATCGTCAATATCACCCACGGCCCCATCGGATGCGGGTTCTACAGTTGGCTGACCCGCCGGAACCAGACCGATCCCGACACCACGCCGGACGGGCACAACTTCATGCCCTACTGCTTTTCCACGGACATGCAGGATCAGCAGATCATCTTCGGCGGTGAGAAAAAGCTGAAACAGGCCATTCAGGAGGCCTATGACAATTTTCATCCCAAGGCCATTGCCGTGTTTTCCACATGCCCGGTCGGCCTCATCGGCGACGATGTTCACACTGTCTGCCGGCAGATGAAAGAGGCGCTGGGCATCAACGTCTTCGGCTTCAGCTGCGAAGGGTACAAGGGCGTGAGCCAGTCGGCCGGTCACCACATCGCCAACAACCAGATTTTCAAGCATGTGGTGGGGCTGGACAACACGGTCGGCGACGGGGAATACCGGATCAACCTGCTGGGCGAGTACAACATCGGCGGCGACGCCTTTGAGATCGACCGGATCTTTGAAAAATGCGGTATCACCGTGGTCTCCACCTTCAGCGGCAACTCCAGCATCGACAAGTTTGCCAACTCCCACACGGCAGACCTGAACCTGATCATGTGCCACCGCTCCATCAATTACGTGGCGGAGATGATGGAGACAAAATACGGCGTGCCCTGGATCAAGATCAACTTCATCGGGGCCGAGGCCACAGCCAAATCCCTGCGGAAGATCGCCCGGTATTTCGGGGAACAGAAGCTGACCGACCGGGTGGAGGCAGTGATCGCCGAAGAGCTGCCCGCGGTACAGGCCGCGAGCGCCGAAGTCCGTCCCCGGACCGAGGGCAAGCGGGCCATGCTTTTTGTCGGCGGCTCCCGCGCCCACCATTACCAGGAGCTTTTCAATGAACTGGGCATGGAGACGCTGTCTGCCGGTTACGAGTTTGCCCACCGGGATGATTACGAGGGCCGGAAGGTGCTGCCCACCATCAAGGTCGATGCGGACAGCCGGAACATCGAAGAGCTGGAAATTCACCCGGACCCGGAACGGTACAATCCCCGGAAATCCGAGGAAGATCTGGAGGAGCTCAGGGCATCCGGGATGGAATTTTCAGGATACGAGGGCATGATGCCGACCATGAAGAACGGCTCCCTGGTCATCGACGATATCAGTCAGTATGAAACCGAGACGATCATCGAGACCTTCAAACCGGACATCTTCTGCGCGGGCATCAAGGAGAAATACATCGTCCAGAAGCACGGCATCCCCATGAAACAGCTTCACAGCTATGACTACGGCGGACCCTACGCCGGCTTCAAAGGGGCCATCAATTTTTACAAAGAGATCGACCGCATGGTCAACAGCAAGGTGTGGGGCTATCTGAAAGCTCCCTGGCAGGTGAACCCCGAACTGGCTGCCACCTACGCATGGGAATAG